A genomic window from Brassica oleracea var. oleracea cultivar TO1000 chromosome C8, BOL, whole genome shotgun sequence includes:
- the LOC106309221 gene encoding uncharacterized protein LOC106309221, giving the protein NPFLFLFFDSISRSDLRSEHRDEECRKAVDKLELKTRNPDTINQVEKKLMEKGVQRMERHPSDGTQIRRPPPKSGHGGKYTWEGAARMEDYEMQPDPSAMDEGDLNYDEEKIGGGGGDDMAVEVGKGEVEVAKEAPGGVARAEVDPRLISLP; this is encoded by the coding sequence AACCCTTTCCTCTTCCTCTTCTTCGATTCCATTTCACGATCTGATCTACGATCTGAGCACCGGGACGAGGAATGTCGGAAAGCTGTCGATAAACTCGAGCTAAAGACTCGAAACCCTGACACGATCAATCAAGTCGAGAAGAAGCTGATGGAGAAAGGCGTCCAAAGGATGGAAAGGCACCCTTCCGACGGGACTCAGATCAGGCGTCCGCCGCCGAAGTCAGGTCACGGCGGGAAGTACACGTGGGAGGGGGCAGCTCGGATGGAGGATTACGAGATGCAGCCGGATCCGTCGGCGATGGACGAAGGCGATCTTAATTACGATGAGGAGAAGATCGGGGGTGGTGGTGGTGATGACATGGCGGTGGAGGTTGGGAAAGGTGAGGTTGAGGTGGCGAAGGAGGCGCCGGGAGGTGTGGCTAGGGCGGAGGTTGATCCTCGCTTGATCAGTCTTCCTTGA